The Humulus lupulus chromosome 4, drHumLupu1.1, whole genome shotgun sequence genome has a window encoding:
- the LOC133830427 gene encoding suppressor protein SRP40, translated as MVSDSVANASIPSVPHNSKDLGKKKRARTAKLKQCKLDVRREQWLSQVAVKNKCCKEEMDGVQTAKERNRPLGNLETLPRGGENDGSIHHNDSDSDSASNSPTSLTSSVLGSHGSGTNFTGSSSSSSSSSSSSGGCCSGSITEEEEDDGCLDDWEAMADALAANDKSENPCTESPLDCEAVPQLVSSCQETNGSGLDVENSKSELTLAVPRGSGSTRAWRPDDAFRPQCLPNLSKQLSLPNTNRQHYVFGGVPWACNTIPPSHCPICCEDLDLTDTSFLPCLCGFRLCLFCHNKILEDDRRCPGCRKPYDCTPVKAEAIVQGGSLTVRLGRSCSMITRS; from the exons ATGGTTTCCGATTCGGTCGCTAACGCTTCAATTCCTTCGGTTCCACACAACTCTAAGGATTTGGGGAAGAAGAAGAGG GCTAGGACGGCCAAATTGAAGCAGTGCAAGCTTGATGTTCGTCGTGAGCAATGGCTTTCGCAAG TTGCTGTCAAGAACAAGTGTTGCAAGGAGGAAATGGATGGTGTTCAAACAGCCAAGGAGAGAAACCGTCCTTTAGGGAATTTAGAGACGTTACCGAGAGGGGGAGAAAACGACGGATCCATCCACCATAATGATAGCGATTCAGATTCCGCTTCGAACAGTCCTACTAGTTTGACTAGTAGTGTCTTGGGAAGCCACGGTTCGGGGACAAACTTTACTGGGtcaagcagtagtagtagttccagcagcagcagcagtggtGGCTGTTGCTCAGGGAGTATTACCGAGGAGGAGGAAGATGATGGATGCTTGGATGACTGGGAGGCCATGGCTGATGCTTTGGCGGCCAATGACAAGTCAGAAAACCCGTGTACGGAATCTCCTCTGGACTGTGAAGCAGTTCCCCAATTGGTTTCTTCTTGTCAAGAAACTAATGGGTCAGGTTTAGATGTTGAAAACTCTAAATCTGAGTTGACATTGGCAGTCCCAAGAGGTTCAGGGAGTACCCGTGCATGGAGGCCGGATGATGCATTTCGTCCTCAGTGTTTGCCAAATTTGTCAAAGCAGCTTAGTCTGCCTAACACGAACAGGCAGCATTATGTCTTTGGAGGTGTCCCTTGGGCCTGCAACACCATTCCACCATCCCACTGTCCAATATGCTGTGAAGATTTGGATTTGACGGACACAAGTTTTTTGCCTTGTTTGTGTGGTTTTAGGCTCTGCCTCTTCTGTCATAATAAGATTCTTGAGGATGATAGGCGCTGTCCTGGATGCCGGAAGCCTTATGACTGTACTCCTGTGAAGGCGGAGGCCATTGTCCAAGGAGGTAGCCTTACCGTCCGCTTGGGTCGTTCTTGCAGCATGATTACAAGGTCTTAG
- the LOC133830426 gene encoding protein EDS1L-like — translation MMANEKPEALVARNEELIKRSLSVAMEAHKSPEEKFVTRATTPSEVIYSFPGSWSVTSWYGNRRPFGEKEINLHLFPSMRSISNEKKAEVNEAFESRFQSILENSKFKDEVQKAARESKQIVFTGHSSGGPIAVLATIWLLEEARKQNIRFSTPPLCITFGSPLVGSHIFAHALRRQNWSNHFIHFVSRFDIAPRIFLAPPPTNIQQFEIILNFLSGQSQEVPNLAQDYFAEVISNALTLTSHVACKLMESTNLLLETVTNFIELSPYRPFGVYAFFNGQQKLVTLDNSNAVLQLLFYSCQPSVEAEVLEIAKRSLVDHHTYETQLQTCHKDYYSGGAMKSYTYEIDTINKAADVFELSASGRLCLLAAGESEEQKKRTLKTVESKESEIKKTLKEIELYKDACELRKLGYYDSFKLQKSQEDFQANVRRLVLTGIWDEVIEYLKGYKLPDEFEGQAKWIELGTRYRRIVEPLDIANYYRHLKNEDTGPYMTRGRPRRYRYIQLWYEHATLKREGACGESCFWAEVEELCSNGNEDVKAKEIQEQVLQWKKDEVIGKDVFLRNSTFVKWWNSLHPQIKSDGITPLVHGSE, via the exons ATGATGGCTAATGAAAAGCCTGAAGCTTTGGTAGCCAGGAATGAAGAGCTCATCAAGAGATCTCTCTCTGTGGCCATGGAGGCTCATAAGTCTCCAGAAGAGAAATTCGTTACAAGAGCTACTACCCCCTCAGAAGTTATTTACAGCTTCCCGGGATCTTGGTCTGTCACAAGTTGGTATGGTAACAGAAGACCCTTCGGAGAAAAAGAAATTAATCTTCATCTGTTCCCTTCAATGAGAAGCATCAGCAACGAGAAAAAAGCAGAAGTAAATGAAGCTTTTGAAAGTAGATTTCAATCAATATTGGAGAACTCAAAGTTTAAAGATGAG GTACAAAAGGCTGCAAGAGAGAGCAAGCAAATAGTATTTACAGGGCATTCTTCTGGGGGTCCAATTGCAGTTCTAGCCACAATCTGGTTGTTGGAAGAAGCTAGAAAACAAAATATCAGATTCTCAACTCCTCCACTATGTATCACTTTTGGATCTCCTCTAGTAGGAAGCCATATCTTTGCTCATGCTCTCCGGAGACAGAATTGGTCCAACCACTTCATCCATTTCGTCTCGAGATTCGACATTGCCCCTCGAATCTTTCTTGCTCCTCCTCCGACCAACATACAACAGTTTGAAATAATCCTGAACTTCTTAAGTGGACAATCACAAGAAGTACCAAATCTGGCTCAAGATTACTTTGCGGAAGTGATAAGCAATGCGTTGACTCTTACAAGCCACGTTGCTTGCAAGCTCATGGAGAGCACAAATCTGCTGCTGGAAACTGTGACAAACTTCATTGAGCTAAGTCCTTATAGACCTTTTGGGGTTTATGCCTTCTTCAATGGGCAACAAAAGCTTGTCACTTTGGACAACTCCAACGCTGTTTTGCAGCTCTTGTTTTACTCTTGTCAGCCGAGTGTGGAGGCTGAAGTTTTGGAGATTGCCAAAAGAAGCTTGGTAGATCATCATACCTATGAAACTCAACTGCAAACCTGTCACAAAGACTACTACTCAGGTGGTGCGATGAAATCATATACTTATGAAATCGACACGATAAACAAGGCTGCGGATGTCTTTGAACTG AGCGCAAGCGGTAGACTGTGCTTGCTCGCAGCAGGAGAGTCGGAGGAGCAAAAGAAGAGAACACTAAAAACAGTTGAATCAAAGGAGAGCGAAATAAAAAAGACATTGAAAGAAATAGAGCTTTACAAGGACGCATGTGAACTTCGCAAACTTGGGTACTACGATTCCTTCAAGCTTCAAAAGAGCCAGGAGGACTTTCAAGCCAACGTCAGGAGGCTGGTACTAACAGGCATCTGGGATGAGGTTATTGAATATTTGAAAGGGTACAAACTTCCAGACGAATTCGAGGGCCAAGCCAAGTGGATTGAGCTAGGAACCCGGTACCGCCGCATTGTCGAGCCCCTAGACATAGCCAACTACTACAGACACCTCAAGAATGAAGACACTGGACCATACATGACTAGAGGCAGACCTAGGCGTTACAGGTACATTCAACTATGGTACGAGCATGCAACATTGAAGAGAGAAGGTGCTTGTGGTGAGTCCTGTTTTTGGGCAGAGGTGGAGGAGCTCTGTTCCAATGGAAACGAGGATGTTAAAGCTAAGGAGATTCAAGAACAGGTTTTACAGTGGAAGAAAGATGAAGTTATAGGAAAGGATGTGTTCTTACGTAATTCCACCTTTGTTAAATGGTGGAATTCCCTTCATCCGCAAATCAAGTCAGATGGCATTACACCACTCGTCCATGGTTCCGAATAG
- the LOC133828952 gene encoding uncharacterized protein LOC133828952, whose product MDPGDFFAHYQAAAEASVPKKDSKRARGESSKTPSKKARTEDAPTDAPSKENLTHPPAPEQQTSTPADPRSFSKAVDKETMNHLSEGSLPSHIVGMARERLYQLSKHKRSQVAITDTATMDINEIINRGLNEIASGFLSLIASWRRAGAMVSRERNFDSRLAQATQALKDEKTKLLEENQEMVKLNEQLCEDQSTLT is encoded by the exons ATGGACCCCGGAGACTTCTTTGCACACTACCAAGCTGCTGCCGaagcttctgtcccgaagaaggacagcaaaagagctcgtggggaaagtagcaagaccccttcgaagaaAGCCCGAACAGAAGATGCTCCCACCGACGCCCCCTCCAAAGAGAACTTAACACATCCGCCTGCCCCCGAGCAGCAAACTTCCACGCCTGCCGATCCTCGGTCTTTCTCAAAGGCCGTAGACAAAGAGACCATGAAccacttgtccgaaggctccctgcccagccacatagttggcatggccagggagagattaTATCAGCTCTCTAAGCACAAGCGCTCCCAGGTCGCCATCACTGACACTGCCACGATGGACATTAACGAAATCATTaacagagggctgaacgagatagccagt gggttTTTGTCCTTGATTGCTAGCTGGCGCCGAGCTGGGGCGATGGTTTCTCGAGAgaggaactttgactccaggcttgcccaggctacgCAAGCACTTAAGGATGAGAAgaccaagctgctcgaggagaaccaGGAGATGGTTAAACTGAACGAACAGCTATGCGAGGATCAATCCACTCTTACCTGA